One segment of Triticum aestivum cultivar Chinese Spring chromosome 2A, IWGSC CS RefSeq v2.1, whole genome shotgun sequence DNA contains the following:
- the LOC123188908 gene encoding AP2-like ethylene-responsive transcription factor CRL5 isoform X1, whose translation MTNNNGNGNGGSNAAASGWLGFSLSPHMDEHNHVQQQQQQHQGLFYPSSVAAAYSLGSDVATGGYYSQLASMPLKSDGSLCIMEALRRTDQQDHHGPKLEDFLGAGQPAMALSLDNTSNFYYYSGGGGAGGQHGQSHGGGFLQQAYDVYGGPATASVLAADEDAAAATAMANWVQVARGATAYATAENVLSAAADRQQHLHHHPLALSMSSAGSLSSCVTAGAEYGGVVATVDGGRKRGGATAGQKQPVHHRKSIDTFGQRTSQHRGVTSRHRWTGRYEAHLWDNSCKKEGQTRKGRQVYLGGYDMEEKAARAYDQAALKYWGPSTHINFPLEDYQQELEEMKNMTRQEYVAHLRRKSSGFSRGASMYRGVTRHHQHGRWQARIGRVSGNKDLYLGTFGTQEEAAEAYDIAAIKFRGLNAVTNFDITRYDVDKIMASNTLLPGELARRNKDANAAPLPLPAPDDCAASALVPVSTPGTDTGGSGQHRNQDVMSSGEAFSALHDLVTVDGHTAQGGNGARVHMSMSGASSLVTSLSNSREESPDRGGGLSMLFAKPPQQPATTTAASPKLMSTLAPLGSWASSARPAAVSIAHMPMFAAWSDA comes from the exons ATGACCAACAACAACGGCAATGGGAATGGCGGCAGCAACGCGGCGGCGAGTGGCTGGCTGGGCTTCTCGCTCTCGCCGCACATGGACGAACACAACcacgtgcagcagcagcagcaacaacaccaGGGCCTATTCTACCccagctccgtcgccgccgcctacAGCCTCGGCAGCGACGTCGCCACCGGCGGGTACTATTCGCAGCTAGCCTCCATGCCTCTCAAGTCAGACGGCTCCCTCTGCATCATGGAAGCTCTACGCCGAACCGATCAACAAGATCACCACG GTCCGAAGCTGGAGGACTTTCTGGGCGCGGGGCAACCGGCGATGGCGCTGAGCCTGGACAACACCTCCAACTTCTATTACTacagcggcggtggcggagcaggtggGCAACACGGACAGAGCCACGGCGGCGGCTTCCTGCAGCAAGCATACGACGTGTACGGCGGGCCCGCAACGGCATCGGTGCTGGCGGCCGATGAGGACGCCGCGGCAGCCACGGCCATGGCGAACTGGGTGCAGGTCGCGCGCGGTGCCACCGCGTACGCCACAGCCGAGAACGTCTTGTccgcggcggcggaccggcagcaGCATCTTCACCACCACCCTCTGGCACTCTCCATGAGCTCCGCCGGGTCGCTCTCCAGCTGCGTTACCGCGGGGGCCGAGTACGGCGGCGTCGTGGCGACGGTGGACGGCGGGCGAAAACGCGGTGGCGCGACGGCGGGGCAGAAGCAGCCGGTGCACCACCGCAAGTCCATCGACACGTTCGGGCAGCGCACGTCGCAGCACCGTGGCGTCACCAG CAGGCATAGGTGGACGGGGCGGTATGAGGCGCACCTGTGGGACAACAGCTGCAAGAAGGAAGGCCAGACCAGGAAAGGGAGGCAAG TTTACCTCG GAGGGTATGACATGGAGGAGAAGGCGGCGAGAGCCTACGACCAGGCGGCGCTCAAGTACTGGGGGCCTTCCACCCATATCAACTTCCCG CTCGAGGACTACCAGCAGGAGCTGGAGGAGATGAAGAACATGACGAGGCAGGAGTACGTGGCACACCTTAGAAG GAAGAGCAGCGGCTTCTCGCGTGGCGCGTCCATGTACCGTGGCGTGACCCGGCACCACCAGCACGGGCGGTGGCAGGCGCGCATCGGCCGCGTCTCCGGCAACAAGGACCTCTATCTCGGCACTTTCG GCacccaggaggaggccgcggaGGCGTACGACATCGCCGCCATCAAGTTCCGGGGACTCAACGCCGTCACCAACTTCGACATCACCCGCTACGACGTCGACAAGATCATGGCCAGCAACACGCTCCTCCCGGGCGAGCTCGCCAGGCGCAACAAGGACGCCAACGCCGCGCCCCTGCCCCTCCCCGCCCCCGACGACTGCGCCGCCTCTGCCCTGGTGCCCGTGTCTACTCCGGGGACGGACACCGGCGGCAGCGGCCAGCACCGAAACCAGGACGTCATGTCCTCGGGCGAGGCCTTCTCGGCGCTGCACGACCTGGTCACCGTGGACGGCCACACCGCGCAGGGCGGCAACGGCGCGCGCGTGCACATGTCGATGTCGGGCGCATCGTCGCTGGTGACGAGCCTGAGCAACTCCCGCGAGGAGAGCCCAGACCGGGGCGGTGGCCTGTCTATGCTCTTCGCCAAGCCGCCGCAGCAGCCGGCCACGACAACGGCGGCGTCCCCGAAGCTGATGAGCACTCTGGCGCCGCTGGGTTCCTGGGCGTCgtcggcgaggccggccgccgttTCCATCGCTCACATGCCCATGTTCGCCGCGTGGAGCGACGCATGA
- the LOC123188908 gene encoding AP2-like ethylene-responsive transcription factor CRL5 isoform X2: MTNNNGNGNGGSNAAASGWLGFSLSPHMDEHNHVQQQQQQHQGLFYPSSVAAAYSLGSDVATGGYYSQLASMPLKSDGSLCIMEALRRTDQQDHHGPKLEDFLGAGQPAMALSLDNTSNFYYYSGGGGAGGQHGQSHGGGFLQQAYDVYGGPATASVLAADEDAAAATAMANWVQVARGATAYATAENVLSAAADRQQHLHHHPLALSMSSAGSLSSCVTAGAEYGGVVATVDGGRKRGGATAGQKQPVHHRKSIDTFGQRTSQHRGVTRHRWTGRYEAHLWDNSCKKEGQTRKGRQVYLGGYDMEEKAARAYDQAALKYWGPSTHINFPLEDYQQELEEMKNMTRQEYVAHLRRKSSGFSRGASMYRGVTRHHQHGRWQARIGRVSGNKDLYLGTFGTQEEAAEAYDIAAIKFRGLNAVTNFDITRYDVDKIMASNTLLPGELARRNKDANAAPLPLPAPDDCAASALVPVSTPGTDTGGSGQHRNQDVMSSGEAFSALHDLVTVDGHTAQGGNGARVHMSMSGASSLVTSLSNSREESPDRGGGLSMLFAKPPQQPATTTAASPKLMSTLAPLGSWASSARPAAVSIAHMPMFAAWSDA; this comes from the exons ATGACCAACAACAACGGCAATGGGAATGGCGGCAGCAACGCGGCGGCGAGTGGCTGGCTGGGCTTCTCGCTCTCGCCGCACATGGACGAACACAACcacgtgcagcagcagcagcaacaacaccaGGGCCTATTCTACCccagctccgtcgccgccgcctacAGCCTCGGCAGCGACGTCGCCACCGGCGGGTACTATTCGCAGCTAGCCTCCATGCCTCTCAAGTCAGACGGCTCCCTCTGCATCATGGAAGCTCTACGCCGAACCGATCAACAAGATCACCACG GTCCGAAGCTGGAGGACTTTCTGGGCGCGGGGCAACCGGCGATGGCGCTGAGCCTGGACAACACCTCCAACTTCTATTACTacagcggcggtggcggagcaggtggGCAACACGGACAGAGCCACGGCGGCGGCTTCCTGCAGCAAGCATACGACGTGTACGGCGGGCCCGCAACGGCATCGGTGCTGGCGGCCGATGAGGACGCCGCGGCAGCCACGGCCATGGCGAACTGGGTGCAGGTCGCGCGCGGTGCCACCGCGTACGCCACAGCCGAGAACGTCTTGTccgcggcggcggaccggcagcaGCATCTTCACCACCACCCTCTGGCACTCTCCATGAGCTCCGCCGGGTCGCTCTCCAGCTGCGTTACCGCGGGGGCCGAGTACGGCGGCGTCGTGGCGACGGTGGACGGCGGGCGAAAACGCGGTGGCGCGACGGCGGGGCAGAAGCAGCCGGTGCACCACCGCAAGTCCATCGACACGTTCGGGCAGCGCACGTCGCAGCACCGTGGCGTCACCAG GCATAGGTGGACGGGGCGGTATGAGGCGCACCTGTGGGACAACAGCTGCAAGAAGGAAGGCCAGACCAGGAAAGGGAGGCAAG TTTACCTCG GAGGGTATGACATGGAGGAGAAGGCGGCGAGAGCCTACGACCAGGCGGCGCTCAAGTACTGGGGGCCTTCCACCCATATCAACTTCCCG CTCGAGGACTACCAGCAGGAGCTGGAGGAGATGAAGAACATGACGAGGCAGGAGTACGTGGCACACCTTAGAAG GAAGAGCAGCGGCTTCTCGCGTGGCGCGTCCATGTACCGTGGCGTGACCCGGCACCACCAGCACGGGCGGTGGCAGGCGCGCATCGGCCGCGTCTCCGGCAACAAGGACCTCTATCTCGGCACTTTCG GCacccaggaggaggccgcggaGGCGTACGACATCGCCGCCATCAAGTTCCGGGGACTCAACGCCGTCACCAACTTCGACATCACCCGCTACGACGTCGACAAGATCATGGCCAGCAACACGCTCCTCCCGGGCGAGCTCGCCAGGCGCAACAAGGACGCCAACGCCGCGCCCCTGCCCCTCCCCGCCCCCGACGACTGCGCCGCCTCTGCCCTGGTGCCCGTGTCTACTCCGGGGACGGACACCGGCGGCAGCGGCCAGCACCGAAACCAGGACGTCATGTCCTCGGGCGAGGCCTTCTCGGCGCTGCACGACCTGGTCACCGTGGACGGCCACACCGCGCAGGGCGGCAACGGCGCGCGCGTGCACATGTCGATGTCGGGCGCATCGTCGCTGGTGACGAGCCTGAGCAACTCCCGCGAGGAGAGCCCAGACCGGGGCGGTGGCCTGTCTATGCTCTTCGCCAAGCCGCCGCAGCAGCCGGCCACGACAACGGCGGCGTCCCCGAAGCTGATGAGCACTCTGGCGCCGCTGGGTTCCTGGGCGTCgtcggcgaggccggccgccgttTCCATCGCTCACATGCCCATGTTCGCCGCGTGGAGCGACGCATGA